From the Rhizobium leguminosarum bv. trifolii WSM1325 genome, one window contains:
- a CDS encoding metal dependent phosphohydrolase (PFAM: metal-dependent phosphohydrolase HD sub domain~KEGG: met:M446_5631 metal dependent phosphohydrolase), whose product MNTDELCTLGIPDSKLTRDVTQFIRDTESDLLFHHSARVFCWGAMTGNRKGMIFDPELLYTAAMFHDIGLTAHYEKSQLRFEVDGANAAREFLKSYGVTNNDLQIVWNAVALHTTPGIPEFMDPEIALLQSGAGMDVAGRGYDRFTDEERQAVVKAFPRENHFKEGIIDAFYHGMKHRPHTTFGTFNDDVLTFKDPKFQRIDMCSVILGSRWPG is encoded by the coding sequence ATGAATACAGACGAGCTTTGCACCTTAGGAATTCCTGACAGCAAACTGACCCGCGATGTGACGCAGTTTATTCGCGACACGGAGAGCGATCTGCTTTTCCATCATTCTGCGCGCGTCTTCTGTTGGGGTGCCATGACAGGAAACCGCAAAGGCATGATCTTCGATCCCGAGTTGCTCTACACGGCTGCGATGTTCCACGACATTGGCTTAACGGCGCACTACGAGAAAAGCCAGCTACGCTTTGAGGTCGATGGGGCCAACGCCGCGCGCGAATTCCTCAAGAGTTACGGCGTCACCAACAACGACCTGCAAATCGTCTGGAACGCAGTCGCTCTCCACACGACGCCCGGCATACCGGAATTCATGGATCCTGAGATCGCGCTGCTCCAGAGCGGGGCCGGCATGGATGTGGCCGGCCGCGGCTACGATCGGTTCACAGATGAAGAACGGCAGGCTGTTGTCAAAGCTTTTCCGCGTGAAAACCACTTCAAGGAAGGGATCATTGACGCGTTCTATCATGGCATGAAACACCGCCCCCACACCACCTTCGGAACCTTCAATGATGATGTCCTGACGTTCAAGGACCCGAAGTTTCAACGGATCGATATGTGCAGCGTCATCTTAGGTTCAAGGTGGCCGGGTTGA